In Toxoplasma gondii ME49 chromosome X, whole genome shotgun sequence, a single genomic region encodes these proteins:
- a CDS encoding hypothetical protein (encoded by transcript TGME49_223845) — protein MYPIIWVAATDKYHLSLAVFLPCGFLISRSHWPYEVGSALFIRVGRREISRGDGRFACVDHPFLKTRPSLSLRCCRVLRFLPRLSLATSRLILQPTSRGSREL, from the exons ATGTACCCGATAATTTGGGTTGCTGCAACTGATAAATACCATCTTTCTCTGGcggtttttcttccttgcgGTTTTCTGATCTCTCGCTCGCACTGGCCCTACGAAGTGGGTTCCGCTTTGTTCATCCGGGTAGGGCGCCGGGAGATATCGAGGGGAGACG GTCGTTTCGCATGCGTTGACCATCCTTTTCTGAAAAcgcgtccgtctctctcgcttcgatGCTGCCGCGTTCtgcgctttcttcctcgtctttccctAGCAAC GAGCCGGCTTATTCTTCAGCCGACTTCGAGAGG